The genomic segment TTCCGGGACTCAGGGTCGGACAACTTCGGGAAGGCTAGTTCGTTATACGAAATCGCGAAACAATTATCATAAGGAAGTAAAATGAAAGCTAAATCTATCACAATAAAATTCTCAATCATTCTCTTACTTTTTACAACATGTAAAGAAAAATCAATTACTCCCTTTGCGATAAGCCCTAGTAAATTATTATATGTAAAAATTTCTACAAAATCAGGTTTAAATTTACGTAAAGATCCATCAGATACTTCTCAGAAAATCAAAATTTTGAAAGATGGAGACATCGGCGTTTTTTTAGGGTATAAAGGAGATCTCACCGAAGTTTCTGGAATCAAAGGTTTCTGGTATAACGTTGAATTTAATAATTCAAAAGGGTATATATTTTCACCATATGTAATCCTCTCATACAATAAGGAAATATTAAAAGATTTAGATTACGGAGATTCTAATTTTGGAACTATTATCCCCTTACTCAGATTAGTGCCATCTTACAAAATAAATCAGGATCTAAAATATAATGACATTTGGTTCGAAAACAAACCAATTGAAAGATCAATTAACCCAATCTATAAAAAAATTGATTTATTTGAAACCTTCCAAATAGAAGTATTTAAGGAAATTGAAGAAGATTACTCTTACTATAATGTACTTTTTAAAAATCCTGATGGAAATCTGAAGTTTACATCTAATCATACAAATTTGGAACCAATAAAATTCTCCACTAAATTCCCTCTCTTAATTGGTGGAATTACTCAGTGTCATAACTGCGATGCTACGACTTTATATGAACTATATATTCTTAAAAACAATAAAATACTTATCATACCTCATTGGAGTGAATCCGAAAACGAGGAATGCCTTTACTCAGATGATATAATAACTGAAACAGAACTAAGAGTTTCAAATAGTTTTAATGAACTACACATTAAAGATACTAGATTTGAATGTATAGAAATCGATGAGCCAAATTGTGAAGCCTATGAAACTTGTAAAAACAATCCACCAATATACTTTGAAAAAGTACACAAAAAATCATATTATATAAAAATAACAAATCACCATCATGACTTAATTATTGACGGAGAATTTTCAAAGGGAAAAAATAAGGAATTAAATTTCGAGAAATATTTCAAAGATACGATTCCTTTAGAACTAACAAAATTTAGCATATAGTCGCGACTTCGTATAACAGCACCTTAACGCTTCGCTTCGGGACTAACGCCCTCGCTCGGTCTGCGACACATAGGCTTCTGGCACTCCCCTTGCCTGCGCAAGTGTCGTGGCCAGTCCCTAACGTCCCGTAGGGACTCAGGGTCAGCCTACGTCGTTAAGGCTAGTTCGTTATGCGCCATTAACTAAATTTACTTTTGAGGAAAAAAAATGATCGATCAAAAATTTTTAAAATCTTTCTCACCAACAACAAAACAACCAATTGGACCATGTGCTTTTTGTCAGGAAGGACATTTATACATAAACGAAGCAGAATTCCATTTTGGAGAAGATCTAAGTTCAGAAACTTACAGAGACAAAGTAACTGATCCCGATAATGATGAAGGTTTCGGCTGGGATCCAGATTATTATACCGGGCACTTTGCTGGACTTCTACTATGTAATAAATGCAAAAATAAAACATCAATTTCAGGAGAAACTAGATTAGTCCTTACAGTTGATAAAGATTCAGAAGATTATAATCAGGCTTACCACATTGAACATTGCACTATTAAAAGCATATCACCAACCTTAAAGTTAATAACATTCCCTAAATCACCGAAATTTAATTGGACGCTTCAAACCATTTTAATAAAATCATTTGATTTATTCTGGATAGATAATGCTGCATGTGCTAATAAAATCAGAACTTCTATTGAAATTCTTTTAACAGACCTTGGAATTCCAAAAATAGATTCATCAGGTAAAAAGTTAAATTTACATACAAGAATTGAAGAATTCAAAAAAATTAATACTCCAATCGGAGAATTACTTCTAACTCTAAAAATTTTAGGAAATGTTGGAAGTCATTCAAATACAGTAATCGATAGAGAAGATTTATTAAGTGCCTTTGAGGTCTTAGAATATGTTTTAATTGAACTCTTTGAACCTAAAAGCTCAAAAATACAGGATCTTTCTGATAAAATCAGGAAAAAATATAAATAAAAATAGTTAACGGCGCATAACAGCGTGGAAACGCTGCGCTTCGGCACTTACGGCCTCGCTTGGCCTGCGGCACATTCCCTTTCTGTCACTCGTTTGCATCCGCAAACTCCGTGCCAGTCCCTAACGTCCCGTTCGGGACTCAGGGTCAGGGAACGTCGTCTCCACTAATTCGTTATGCGCAAGACGGTAGAAATTTCAAAAAAAAGGCAATATTTATGTCGGATTATAGTTGGATATTTAGTACAATTTCCCAATCATCAGCTGCAATAATCGGAATCGTTGGAGCATTTCTTCTTTCGAAGTTACTATCAAGAGAAATACTCTATGATGAATTAATCTTAAAAAATAAAGAATACTTACATAAAACCCAAATATTGATGAATAGATTTCAAGATAGACATTTTGAATGGTTAAATACTCAAAAGAGGGAAAATGTGTTCGATGATAAAGAATTCGATGATTACGTAGCGAACACAAAAACTTATAACTTAAAAGATATATTGAATAAATTTAATTTTAGCAGCTATGAAAATTTAAATGAAATAGATCAAATAATCTCAAACAAATTTAAGTCCAAAAGCCAGAAAAATAATAATCTGCTAATGTCTAGCAATTTTGCCTTAATTCAAATTGAAAATTACAAGGAAATAAATGAAGAAGAAGAGAGAATAAAACAAACCTTACTTGATTTAGAAGATCATATCGGTAATTTAAAAATACATATTGATAATATTAAAAACTTTAACAGACAAAGAGAAACTTTTAGAAATTTACTATTTTCATTATTAATATTAACGTTAATAGGAGTAATTTATCCGATTACTTTTATGCCATTACGACCAGGCGAAATCCCAATATTATGCTTCAGTTTTGATTGCATTATCGTTGGAATTTCAAATTTTCTAAAATTACCATCATCTTTCTTGCTTATTTCAATTTCATTACTATTCAACCTGTTTTTCGGTTACTTTCTTTATTTAAATTCATTACTCAAAATCAGTGAGGAAGATATTAACAAATTAGAAGAGAATACTAATCCAGAGGCTTATTCTAAGTATATTGCATATAAAAATGAACTAGCAAAATATACTTTCCAATAAAACCGTCCAGCGCATAACAGCGGGGAAACGCTGCGCTTCGGCACTTACGGCCTCGCTTGGGCTGTGCCACATTCCTCTCCGTCACGCTTCTTGCTACGCAAGAAGACGCGCCGACGCTAACGCCTCTGCGAGGCTCAGCTACGAGGAACGTCGTCTCCCCTAGTTCGTTATACGCAATTAGAAAAAATGAATAGAATAAAGAATTATTATTTCAAAATAAAATTTAAAACTTTAAGAGTATTTCGTTTCTTTATGGAAAGAAATGTATATTATATATACCATCTTCCTTATTTAGTATTCTACTTAATCATTTCTATAGCACTTTATTTAAATTCAACACAGTATATTCCCGATTATTTAAATCTAAGAAATAAAGAGACTATTTCAGGTTTACTTTTAACAATCATTGGTGCAAATGCGTCAGCCATTGGACTTTTTATCTCTGTCTTTATTATCTCATTCTCATTAATTAACAATAGTATCCGCTATTTTACAATCGAATACCTCACAAAAAATAAAAGCATAATTAAGCTCGGATATATTTTTGTAATCTCAACTCTTACATCATTCTTTTCTTATATTTTTGTAATCAATAACTATGATTTTTCGTTAAATTTCGTTTATTTTTCCATAATACTTTTTATATTATTTATAGTATCGCTCATACCTCTTTCATTATCAATTCTAAATAATAGCATTTCAGTAGATAATATATATAAAATTATAAATGAAATTAATGGAAATGATGTAGATCAAATATTAAATCCATTAAACTCAGATTCACTAGAATCTCAAACAATTAGCTTCGGAAGAAATAATATCTTTATAGTTAGAGAATTTGTTGTCAATGCAATCAATTCGAATGACTGGATGCTTCCACAATTTATTATTCATGCGACAATCGATAAAATTTACAATATATTCCAGCCAAAAATAAATCCGTTTTGGAATTCAGGTTCGAAACAGGCAAAACTAATAGAAATTTTTCTTCAACGAATATTAAATATAGCAATTGAAAGAAAAGCATATTCAACTATATCAGCGTGCATTAGATCAATTGTTTTTCAATTACGTAAACTTTATAGTGAAGAAATTTTAATTGATAAATACGAAGACCTTTTTGGATACCTCAAAAACATATTTAACTCCATAATAAAAAATGAGATTCAGCCTAACTACTCTGATGTATTACAATATTACAGAACAACTGTAGAAGATTTTATTAATCATAAAAATATTCCTCCAGAAAACGAAATTCATATATTTAGTTTCTTATACAAAAGTGAATTCACAAAAAAAACAGAATTAAATAGGAATTGGGAAGTATTCAATGAAAGTGTTTTAGGAATATTTCCATCAATAGTAAAAGCTAGTATCGATATCAAGGATGGGGAACTCTTCAAGCGGTCTCTATGGATGATCTCATATATATTTCAAAAAATCGAAGAAAGTGAAGTTTTATCGGAAAACCAAAAAGATTACCTTTTGGCAAATATATCAACCGAGACAATAAGATTAATTAAGTTTTCCTTAGAAAGTAAACTGATAAAATCAATATCTCAATATGATTTTTATTCGAGTATCCATATTTACAATTTTATAGATAAAAATAAACCATATGGAAAAAGATTACTATATAATTATGGAAATACTTTTGTCGAATGGAGTAAGAATAGATGGATCGAACCTTTCTCTTTGGATAATTTCTTTCTTATAGCCAGAATGTGCATCTCCAAAGTCGATCAAAATAAACTATCATTAGAATCAATACTGTATATATTAAAAATATCCGAGTCTTTACGAAAATACTTCGCAAAAGAGAAGATGGAAAATCATTATCTAGAGCTATACAACGGAATTAAAGGAATTGAGTATTTTGCTAAAGAAAATAACATTAAAACAAAGAAAATATACTCAAAACTAAACCAATTACTTAATAAATTTTCTCAAATTAATAGAATTAAAAGTAAACAGACTAAAAACAGTATTAGCTGGAACTAATTGTTTCTAACTGCGTATAACAGCACCTAACCGCTTCGCTTCGGGACTTACGCCCTCGCTCGGTCTGCGACACATAGGCTTCTGGCACTCCCCTTGCATCCGCAAGTGTCGTGGCCAGTCCCTAACGTCCCGTTGGGACTCAGGGTCAGCCTACGTCGGTTAGCCTAGTTCGTTATACGACATATTCGAAAATTATCCTAGGAATTTGCAAATGAAAACCAAAATTATTGAATTTGAAGACTTAGGATGTAAATACCTACTCCTAAAACATCATAGAAAAGCAAAAAGTAAAGAGAAATCATTTTGGACTATTTCTGAAAAAATAGAAATCCATATTTTTCAAAACTCTTATGAAAAAAATTGGAAAGACAATAATGTAGCTTGGGGAATATTTTTAGAAAAAGGCAGAATGAACCAAATTGGACTTTTAGTCAACAAAACAGCATCCTATATTGCAAAATTTATAGATGGGAACTCGAAAGAGGAATGGCATGGATATCCAGCTGACATTATTGGAAATCGGCAAGATGTACCCAATACAAAAATCCTTCAAAACTGGTGCGAGCATAAAATCATCCGTAAACACCAAATGATGAAGATCAAAAGAGGAATCAAATGCAACCTTTAGTAATAACAATTAAAGGTGACTTTACTGATTCTAATGTTTACAGTGGTAAACTATATCTATGGAAAATCGATAATACTGTTTCTATCTATTCTTGGTACGAAATTATCGAATATATTAACAAAAAGATAAAAGAACGAATTATATTGAACCATGCATTTTTAGACAATGACTATTTGTATGAACACGGATTCAACAACATACTAGCTGATGATGAATTCAAATCTCTATATTTAAAAAAGTATAATCGAGTTGCAAAGACACTATTTATTCTTACTGAAGAAGAAATTTCAAAATTTAAAACAAACCAACAAGATATGCCGGGCGGAATAATTCCTCACGATACAGAAATTTATAGCAATAACCTTTATTTCTGTAATGACAACGGTCTATTTCAATCAACAATAAACACCAGAAACAAATATCACATAAATATTCGTCCAAATAAACTCTGGGATTGCAACATTCTAAATTTAAAAGCTAATAAGTATCCACAGATTGCCTTATCTGCAGGAAACGAAGGATTATATGAATTATCATTAAACGAAATAAGTAGATATTCAGAAAATGAAATTGAACCACACATATTTAAAATTTCCGAGAAATATTCGGCATTTGCAAATTATGCATTCCTAAGTATAGTAAATTCCTCTTTAGATTCCGTTCCATTCATAGCATTATTCAATTGGGAAGAACACGAGAAACATATCTATGGCAAGCCTAAATATATCAGGAAATACAGTGAAATACTTAGCTTATCAAGTACATCGAAACGAAAAAATTATTTTAGCTGGGGAATCGATGACAAAATCTATGAAATAAATAAAGGTAACCTAGCGATTAAAAAATTTAATAATTATGCAAAACCAGAAAAAAACGAATCCTATCTAACGGAAAAAGCAAATATTTACTTAAAGGAATTAGACAACGAAATACTGAATGCAGGAACATCATATTTCGGAAATATAATCGAAACTGATGAATATCTTCTAATATTCGAAAGCAATAACAATATCACCAAAATCGATGGACCAATAGTTAGATGGCGAGCTTTTCCTCGGTCAAAAAACTTCCAAAACCAACTCCATGTAATTTTAGAAGAATGTATTAGAATATATTCATTCAATAGTGACTATTTTGTTAATCAAAGCGAAAAAACACACGGTATAATGAAAATTATACCTCCGAATAATAAGACAAAAGCGACTAGAAGCTATTTACTATAAATCGAATACGTCGTATAACAGCGCATTAACGCTTCGCTTCGGCACAAGGCCTCGCTCGGTCTACGACACATAGGCTTCTGGCACTCCCCTTGCATCCGCAAGTGTCGTGGCCAGTCCCTAACGTCCCGTTCCGGGACTCAGGGTCAGCCTACGTCGTTAACGCTAATTCGTTATGCGAAATTGCGAAATAATTTATTAATAATTAGTTTTTTATTTGACTAATCATATACTTACTATACATACGAATATATGAAAGAAAACTCAATCTCTAGATTCAATCTTTGGCGAAATGCCTTCTTAATAGGTTTAATACTCTCAGTTATCGAAGGTTCTATAATTTACATTGCTGATTCAAATACTCCAATTTTAATTTTCATACAATCTATGTCATTTTGGTTCTTTTGTGGCGCAATTGTCTACTTATCTAACTCTGGTTTTTCTGTTCTAATTCATTCTATTTTATGGACTTTCTTTTTAAATATTCCTTGGTTCATAAACTTAGCTATTGTTCCGAAAAATTATTCAATTCTTCCACCTTTAATTATTTCTTCTTTAATTTTAGGTCTCATCACAGGACTTCTTTCTAAAAAATTAAAATCAATTTCTTGAACAACTTTTTCTATAATGAAATTTCTTGAAAATAAATTTGAGAATTTTTATAAATCACTTTCAAAGGATGAATTAGAAATCGTTTCTAGATTGAAGGATATAACTTCTGAATTCACTTCTCTTGAAGAAAAAATCTCATATTCAGTTCTATATTATTTCAAAAATAGCAGAATCTGTTTTATTTGGCCATCTTCTATAAAAAATGGACCTAAATTTGGTGTTCAATTCGGATTCTGCAATGGATATTTAATTAATGACAAATATAATATCTTAGAAAAAGAGAATAGAAAACAGGTTTTTTGTATTACTTACCATAATCAAAATCAAATTAATGAGACAATTCTAAAAGAATATCTAATAAATGCTATAGCAATTGATGATACATTATATAGCAAAAAGAAATCAATATAAATCGCAACTTCGCATAACAGCACCTTAACGCTTCGCTTCGGCACTTACGGCCTCGCTCGGTCTGCGACACATAGGCTTCT from the Leptospira ellinghausenii genome contains:
- a CDS encoding DUF4145 domain-containing protein, yielding MIDQKFLKSFSPTTKQPIGPCAFCQEGHLYINEAEFHFGEDLSSETYRDKVTDPDNDEGFGWDPDYYTGHFAGLLLCNKCKNKTSISGETRLVLTVDKDSEDYNQAYHIEHCTIKSISPTLKLITFPKSPKFNWTLQTILIKSFDLFWIDNAACANKIRTSIEILLTDLGIPKIDSSGKKLNLHTRIEEFKKINTPIGELLLTLKILGNVGSHSNTVIDREDLLSAFEVLEYVLIELFEPKSSKIQDLSDKIRKKYK
- a CDS encoding DUF1801 domain-containing protein; its protein translation is MKFLENKFENFYKSLSKDELEIVSRLKDITSEFTSLEEKISYSVLYYFKNSRICFIWPSSIKNGPKFGVQFGFCNGYLINDKYNILEKENRKQVFCITYHNQNQINETILKEYLINAIAIDDTLYSKKKSI
- a CDS encoding SH3 domain-containing protein, whose amino-acid sequence is MKAKSITIKFSIILLLFTTCKEKSITPFAISPSKLLYVKISTKSGLNLRKDPSDTSQKIKILKDGDIGVFLGYKGDLTEVSGIKGFWYNVEFNNSKGYIFSPYVILSYNKEILKDLDYGDSNFGTIIPLLRLVPSYKINQDLKYNDIWFENKPIERSINPIYKKIDLFETFQIEVFKEIEEDYSYYNVLFKNPDGNLKFTSNHTNLEPIKFSTKFPLLIGGITQCHNCDATTLYELYILKNNKILIIPHWSESENEECLYSDDIITETELRVSNSFNELHIKDTRFECIEIDEPNCEAYETCKNNPPIYFEKVHKKSYYIKITNHHHDLIIDGEFSKGKNKELNFEKYFKDTIPLELTKFSI